One window of the Shimwellia blattae DSM 4481 = NBRC 105725 genome contains the following:
- the trmD gene encoding tRNA (guanosine(37)-N1)-methyltransferase TrmD → MFIGVVSLFPEMFHAITDYGVTGRAVKNGLLSIQSWSPRDFTHDRHRTVDDRPYGGGPGMLMMVQPLRDAIHAAKAAAGDGAKVIYLSPQGRKLDQEGVCELATSQKLILVCGRYEGIDERVIQTEIDEEWSIGDYVLSGGELPAMVLIDSVSRFIPGVLGHEASASEDSFAEGFLDCPHYTRPEVLEGMEVPAVLLSGNHAEIRRWRLKQSLGRTWLRRPELLENLALTEEQAKLLADFKKEFAEQQHKHDGNDNA, encoded by the coding sequence GTGTTTATTGGTGTAGTTAGCCTGTTTCCTGAGATGTTCCACGCAATTACCGATTACGGGGTAACTGGCCGGGCAGTAAAAAATGGCCTGCTGAGCATCCAGAGCTGGAGTCCGCGTGACTTCACTCACGACAGGCACCGTACAGTGGACGATCGTCCCTATGGCGGTGGCCCCGGGATGCTGATGATGGTGCAGCCCTTGCGGGATGCCATTCACGCAGCGAAAGCAGCGGCAGGTGACGGCGCAAAAGTGATTTATCTTTCACCTCAGGGGCGCAAACTCGATCAAGAGGGCGTTTGTGAGCTGGCAACAAGTCAGAAGCTGATTCTGGTTTGTGGCCGTTACGAGGGTATAGATGAGCGCGTGATTCAGACCGAAATTGATGAAGAATGGTCAATCGGTGACTACGTGCTCAGTGGGGGGGAATTGCCCGCCATGGTGTTGATTGATTCCGTTTCCCGGTTTATTCCCGGGGTGCTGGGTCATGAGGCATCAGCAAGTGAAGATTCATTTGCGGAGGGCTTTCTGGACTGCCCGCATTATACTCGTCCTGAAGTGCTGGAAGGCATGGAAGTACCGGCGGTGTTACTCTCCGGGAATCATGCTGAGATACGTCGCTGGCGGTTGAAACAGTCGCTGGGCCGGACCTGGCTTAGAAGACCTGAACTTCTGGAAAACCTGGCTCTGACTGAAGAGCAAGCAAAGTTGCTGGCGGATTTCAAAAAAGAGTTCGCAGAGCAGCAACATAAACATGATGGGAATGACAATGCCTGA
- the rplS gene encoding 50S ribosomal protein L19, giving the protein MSNIIKQLEQEQMKQDVPSFRPGDTVEVKVWVVEGSKKRLQAFEGVVIAIRNRGLHSAFTVRKISNGEGVERVFQTHSPVVDSINVKRRGAVRKAKLYYLRERTGKAARIKERLN; this is encoded by the coding sequence ATGAGCAACATTATTAAGCAACTTGAACAAGAACAGATGAAGCAGGATGTACCTTCCTTCCGTCCGGGCGATACCGTGGAAGTGAAAGTATGGGTTGTTGAAGGTTCTAAAAAACGTCTGCAGGCATTCGAGGGCGTGGTTATCGCTATTCGTAACCGCGGTCTGCACTCTGCATTCACTGTTCGTAAAATTTCCAACGGCGAAGGCGTAGAGCGTGTTTTCCAGACTCACTCTCCGGTTGTTGACTCTATCAATGTCAAACGTCGTGGTGCTGTTCGTAAAGCTAAACTGTACTACCTGCGTGAGCGTACTGGTAAGGCTGCCCGTATCAAAGAGCGTCTTAACTAA
- a CDS encoding ShlB/FhaC/HecB family hemolysin secretion/activation protein codes for MLILIRIIHLCRLSGALVLFPFFTAGAKDLPARDLFNQQQQQIEARQSALEAWLAPLAPDITAGIAPADTGSGQFVTESPCFMVHEVVLTGREDFPSWFPARRIADTGAGHCLGIRGINQLMSRIQDRMISHGWVTSRVLAPQQDLRSGRLTLHLLAGRINSIRYGHGSDEGASLTGALPLRPGERLDLRAIEQGLENLQRLPGVSARVDISPASAPGESDIIITRQQTDRWRLSSWIDNTGSQATGRYPVGVALALDNPLALSDLFWLSASRDSGFAGKKGSQSLSSYYSLPFGFWQFSLSGNASTYARTLTQRYGDIRYSGNTRNFNLGVSRVIQRNATGKTTLRYSVLWRENRNYINDQEVDVQRRRTSAWQAGLDHRHFLGPLTLDAGISWQRGTRWFGGLPAYETYASGRDYATDKSKILTWQATASWPFQLLNQSFHYQASYLRQTSTTPLTVPDQFAIGNRWTVRGFDGERLLSASNGWYLRNTLAWSTPVPGQQLYLGIDSGGVSGYGADRQGRHLAGSALGLRGELSALNLRYDLFAGHPLSRPGNFPADPLTFGFSVGWQY; via the coding sequence ATGTTGATTTTGATACGGATAATTCATTTGTGCCGGTTGTCAGGGGCGCTGGTGCTATTTCCCTTCTTTACGGCGGGCGCTAAGGATCTGCCTGCACGGGACCTTTTTAATCAGCAGCAGCAACAAATAGAGGCCCGCCAGTCAGCGCTGGAGGCCTGGCTTGCGCCCCTGGCGCCAGATATTACCGCCGGGATTGCGCCTGCGGATACCGGCAGTGGCCAGTTTGTGACTGAGAGCCCCTGCTTTATGGTGCACGAGGTCGTACTGACCGGGCGCGAGGACTTCCCCTCATGGTTTCCGGCCCGGCGCATTGCCGATACGGGCGCGGGCCACTGCCTGGGGATCCGCGGTATTAACCAACTGATGTCCCGTATTCAGGACAGGATGATAAGCCATGGCTGGGTTACCTCCCGGGTGCTGGCACCGCAGCAGGATCTGCGTAGCGGCAGGCTGACACTGCACTTACTGGCCGGCAGGATCAACAGCATACGCTATGGGCACGGCTCAGATGAGGGGGCAAGCCTCACGGGGGCATTGCCGCTCAGGCCCGGGGAGCGCCTGGATTTACGCGCCATTGAACAGGGGCTGGAAAACCTGCAACGGTTACCCGGCGTCTCTGCCCGGGTGGATATCTCCCCCGCCAGCGCACCCGGTGAGAGCGATATTATCATTACCCGGCAGCAGACGGATCGCTGGCGGCTGAGCAGCTGGATTGACAACACCGGCAGCCAGGCCACTGGCCGTTATCCTGTCGGGGTGGCGCTGGCACTGGATAACCCACTGGCGCTGAGTGATCTGTTCTGGTTATCCGCCAGCCGGGACTCCGGCTTTGCCGGTAAAAAGGGCTCACAAAGCCTGAGCAGCTACTATTCACTGCCGTTCGGTTTCTGGCAGTTCTCTCTTTCGGGCAATGCCAGCACTTACGCCCGGACCCTTACACAGCGTTATGGCGACATCCGTTATTCGGGAAATACCCGCAATTTTAACCTCGGCGTAAGCCGGGTGATCCAGCGTAATGCCACCGGTAAAACCACACTGCGCTACAGCGTGCTGTGGCGGGAAAATCGTAACTATATCAACGATCAGGAAGTGGATGTTCAGCGGCGGCGCACCAGTGCCTGGCAGGCCGGGCTTGATCACCGGCATTTTCTGGGGCCGCTGACGCTGGATGCCGGTATCAGCTGGCAGAGGGGCACCCGCTGGTTTGGTGGTCTTCCGGCTTATGAGACGTATGCCTCCGGGCGCGACTACGCCACCGACAAAAGCAAAATACTGACCTGGCAGGCCACAGCGAGCTGGCCTTTTCAGCTACTGAACCAGTCATTTCATTACCAGGCCAGCTACCTGCGCCAGACCAGTACCACCCCTCTGACGGTGCCGGATCAGTTTGCTATCGGCAACCGCTGGACAGTTCGGGGATTTGACGGCGAACGTTTGCTGAGCGCCAGCAACGGCTGGTATCTGCGCAACACCCTGGCCTGGTCAACACCAGTACCCGGGCAGCAGCTTTACCTGGGGATCGACAGCGGCGGCGTGAGTGGTTACGGGGCTGATCGCCAGGGGCGGCACCTGGCCGGTAGCGCACTGGGGCTGCGGGGAGAGCTCAGCGCGCTGAACCTGCGTTATGACCTCTTTGCCGGGCATCCGCTTTCCAGGCCCGGCAATTTCCCGGCAGATCCGCTGACGTTTGGTTTTTCCGTTGGCTGGCAATACTGA